The region CAGTTGGCAATTTCCGGGAAAAGTATTGATGTCAGGGTTTCCATACTCCCTACCTATCATGGAGAAAGGATCGTGATGAGGATCCTTGCACAAACAGAGCATATCCCAACACTTGAATCTTTAGGTTTTGCAGAGGAGGTCACAAAAGACCTCTATAGACTGCTCAACCATGCACATGGTATGATACTGGTAACCGGACCCACAGGTTCAGGTAAGTCAACCACCCTGCATGCCTGTCTTCAGCATATTTCCACACCGGATAAGAATATCATTACCGTAGAAGATCCCGTAGAGTACAATGCAGACAACATCTCTCAAATACAGGTAAACAGCAAAGTAGGGCTGACCTTTGCGGCAGGGTTACGTTCTATTTTGAGACAAGACCCGGATATTATCATGGTGGGAGAGATACGTGATAATGAAACAGCAGAAATTGCGCTGCGTTCAGCATTGACCGGACACTTGCTTCTCTCCACCCTGCATACCAATGATGCGACGTCAGCCTTAAGTCGTTTGATGGATATGGGCATAGCAAACTTTCTTGTTTCTTCTACGCTGTTGGGAGTACTGGCCCAAAGGCTTACACGTAAACTTTGTGTGCACTGTAAAGAAGAGACAATGCTTTCCCCTGCAATAACACAAGAGATAGGGGTGCCTGAAGAAAAGCTCTTTTTTAAAGCCGTAGGGTGTAAAGAGTGCGATTTTACAGGCTATAAAGGCAGACAGGCCATTGGAGAACTTTTTATTATTGATGATAAAGTGAAAAAGATGATGAAAGATGATTTCAATGACCATCAAATAAGAGAAGCGATGAAGAAAGAAGGTATGAAGA is a window of Sulfurovum sp. TSL6 DNA encoding:
- a CDS encoding GspE/PulE family protein — protein: MHFPRLQDVNLDPLWEEEINHKLALKHSLLFSMIDDVKTCIVEEKTLGDALNYLSKLSLDYPITLVDAESFERLKNKFLEIQTGSDFDEMATTSEELIEVESDLLEFIRNSQDLLSSEESAPIIKLVNSLFFQALQKGASDIHIESGDKKGEVRLRIDGALKKHLDLDKSIVTLVINRIKVISNLDISEKRVPQDGRTQLAISGKSIDVRVSILPTYHGERIVMRILAQTEHIPTLESLGFAEEVTKDLYRLLNHAHGMILVTGPTGSGKSTTLHACLQHISTPDKNIITVEDPVEYNADNISQIQVNSKVGLTFAAGLRSILRQDPDIIMVGEIRDNETAEIALRSALTGHLLLSTLHTNDATSALSRLMDMGIANFLVSSTLLGVLAQRLTRKLCVHCKEETMLSPAITQEIGVPEEKLFFKAVGCKECDFTGYKGRQAIGELFIIDDKVKKMMKDDFNDHQIREAMKKEGMKTIADKLKLMLLEGQTSYEEAIRVGLMDG